In Drosophila simulans strain w501 chromosome 3R, Prin_Dsim_3.1, whole genome shotgun sequence, a single window of DNA contains:
- the LOC6729603 gene encoding uncharacterized protein LOC6729603: MPPQTKDEDVSQKQVAIPDWVKPKVFEELLKRIVKDYRATKSMRASAGVAAGENYATVMLRIELDVEKEDNTQTTKAFMLKTPHQSEQYRKIIEKTDIFDVERGMYVEVVPELEQLYRDVGLEVKFGAELYEIKASDYYVLLEDLRPRGFGNIDRLEGMDQAHTESVLKKFAQWHAASAVRVETKGPYQEKYTKGFLKSEEIVDAFINRSMKVFLENVHLCKGFETYLNDLRIASGKTFEIVDNLNNPSPDEFIALNHGDGWANNIMFQYNTKGEIQDTYFVDLQVPKWGSVTQDLYYFILSSTSLDIKTSKFDYFIWFYHSELVKHLKLLGYSKTLPTLRSIHDALNKYSGWSFICASTILAYVLLDPVDGADFDRVLGDDDCSFKKSLYINPRFRKHMEVLLPWLQHRGAME, translated from the exons ATGCCTCCCCAGACAAAGGATGAGGATGTTAGCCAAAAACAGGTCGCCATTCCGGATTGGGTTAAGCCAAAGGTCTTTGAGGAGCTGCTTAAAAGGATTGTCAAGGATTACAGAGCAACAAAGTCCATGAGGGCAAGTGCAGGAGTCGCTGCTGGCGAGAACTATGCCACCGTAATGCTAAGAATTGAACTGGATGTTGAGAAAGAAG ATAACACTCAAACCACTAAGGCATTTATGCTCAAGACTCCTCATCAATCAGAGCAGTATCGCAAAATAATCGAGAAGACAGATATCTTCGATGTGGAGCGAGGAATGTATGTGGAAGTAGTGCCCGAGCTGGAGCAACTGTATCGCGATGTGGGATTGGAGGTCAAGTTTGGAGCTGAACTCTACGAAATAAAGGCCAGCGACTACTACGTCCTGCTGGAGGATCTCCGGCCACGTGGTTTCGGGAACATAGATCGCCTCGAAGGCATGGACCAGGCTCACACCGAAAGTGTCCTCAAGAAATTTGCCCAGTGGCATGCGGCCTCTGCCGTTCGAGTGGAAACAAAGGGTCCTTATCAGGAGAAGTACACAAAGGGTTTTTTAAAGAGCGAGGAAATCGTAGATGCCTTTATTAATCGGAGTATGAAAGTTTTTCTAGAAAACGTCCATCTGTGCAAAGGTTTCGAGACTTATCTTAATGATTTG CGCATTGCATCCGGCAAGACATTCGAAATTGTGGACAATCTGAACAATCCGAGTCCTGATGAATTTATTGCGTTAAACCATGGCGATGGTTGGGCCAACAACATTATGTTCCAGTACAACACGAAAGGGGAGATACAGGATACGTACTTTGTCGATCTGCAGGTCCCCAAGTGGGGATCAGTGACTCAGGATCTGTACTACTTTATTTTGTCTTCTACAAGCTTGGACATAAAAACATCAAAGTTTGATTACTTCATCTGGTTTTACCATTCCGAATTGGTAAAGCATCTCAAATTGCTTGGATATTCGAAAACTCTTCCCACTTTAAGAAGTATTCACGACGCTCTTAACAAATACAGTGGATGGT CGTTCATCTGCGCCTCAACTATATTGGCATATGTGCTCCTGGATCCCGTGGACGGCGCCGATTTTGATAGAGTTCTTGGTGATGACGACTGTAGTTTTAAGAAATCGCTATACATAAATCCCAGATTTCGCAAACATATGGAGGTTCTATTGCCATGGCTTCAGCATCGAGGAGCTATGGAATAG